The Caproicibacterium amylolyticum genome includes the window CCGGTGTACCAGTTTTAAAGCGTCGCAGACGCAAGTTTAGTTTGCGCAGGGGTTCGCTTAAAAATGCGGCTGGGAACATGCCGTCCGGGCCACTTTCGTAACTGACCTCGCCAATGTAAACTCTGCCGCCTAAAAAAGTGCCGGTCGCCAGTACCACGGCTTTCACCGTATAAACCGCACCCATGCGTGTGACCAGTTCCCACAGCTTTCCATCCGCTGCATGGCGCAGATCAACAACTTCTGCCTGCTTCAAATACAGATTGTCTTGCAGTTCCAGCACATGCTTCATGGTTTCGCTGTATTTGCGCCGGTCAATCTGACAGCGCAGGGAATGTACTGCCGGACCTTTGCCCAAGTTCAGCATACGGCTCTGCAAAAAGCATTTGTCGGTTGTGCGTCCCATTTCGCCGCCGAGCGCATCTATCTCGCGCACAAGGTGTCCCTTAGCCGTGCCGCCGATACTCGGATTGCAGGGACAGTTGCCGACTGCATCCAGATTAATTGTAAACACCAAAGTAGAACAGCCGAGCCGCGCACTGGCAAGCCCGGCCTCAATTCCGGCATGACCGGCACCCACCACTGCTACATCATAGGCCCCGGCATCATATTCATGTTCCATAATTATCAACTTCCTCTTATCACTTGCTTACCTAGAATCAAATCGTTGCTTTCCGTCGCTCGCGTACCCCGAAAGGGTATTCTTAGAAAGCGACTAGGGGTGCGGGGCAACGCCCGCCGCGGCCTGTTCTTAACCTTGCCTTTATCCTGAGAAGCGCCAGCGGGTTTGGGAGCCTGCAAGTCAGGCTCCCAAGGTCTTTGTTGCTTTTCGTTCCTTACTTCCCCACACAAAACGTTTCAAACACCTGGTTTACTACCGTTTCCGAAACATTTTCACCGGTCAGCTCCAAAAGCGCCGAAATGGCATCCTCCACACAAACAGTCACCGCATCCAGTGTCATACCATTTTCCAGTGCTTCCAGTGCCTCATTAACCGCAGCCAGGGCACGTTGTGCCGCCGCCTGCTGTCTCTGCGTAAACAGTACGCCGGAAGTTGGATCAATAGATTGCAAATGCAGCACCTGCTGTACCGCATTTTGCAGTTCCTTCAATCCACTTCCTTGTAAAGCGCTAATATATACAATTTGTTTAAATTTTGATTGAATATACGAATTGTCTATTCTGCTTTGCAAATCATTTTTGTTAATAACTGCAATGGCAGGTGTATCACCCAGCATTTCAATAAACTGCTGGTCTTCCTCCCGCAGTGGTTCCGAGGAATCAAACACTGCCAGCACCAGTTGTGCCGCTTCCACGCGGCTGCGGCTGCGCAGTACACCAAGCTGTTCCACCGGGTCGCTGGTATCCCGCAATCCGGCGGTATCCGCCAGACGCAGTGGAATCCCGCCCAGCAAAACGGTATCCTCCACAACATCACGGGTGGTGCCGGCGTAGGAAGTAACTATGCTTTTTTCGCAACCGGCCAGCAGATTCATCAGCGTGCTTTTGCCAACATTGGGTCTGCCCGCAATAACCGTATCAACGCCCTCGCGCAGTACCCTGCCGGTATCAAACCCCGAAAGCAGTTCCCTCAGCTTTTGCTGTACTTCTTTCAGCTGTGTGCCCAGTGTGCCACTCTCAACTTCCGGCACATTTTCTTCCGGAAAGTCTGCCCATGCCGCCAAGTGAGAGGCGGCAGCCGTCAGCTGTTCCTGAGCCGCGCAGATTTTATCGTGCAGTCTGCCCTCCTGCCCAGCACGAGCGGCGCGGGCGGCACCTTTTCCCTGTGCGGAAATCAATTCCATAACCGACTCCGCCTGTGTTAGGTCCATCTTTCCATTCAGGTAGGCGCGCCGTGTAAATTCACCTGGCTGCGCCAGCACCGCCCCTGCGGCAATGCAGGCATTCAGCAGCCGCCGAAGCAGATACAAACCGCCATGGCAGGAAAGCTCCACTACATCTTCACCCGTATAGCTTTTAGGTGCACGGTAATTTGCCGCTACACATTGGTCAAATGTACCCTCATCATCATGTACAGAGCCAAACAGGGATGTATAGCCCGCAATTTCGTCCAGTTTTTTACCAGACACAGATGAAAAGACCTTACCCGCTACGGTACGCGCATTATCACCGGAAATCCGCACAATGCCGATTCCGCCTGATGCCTGCGGTGTGCTGATGGCTGCTATGGTGTGCATAAAACCATTCCTTTCACAAAAAAAGCGCCCCGCCCGTCTGGGCGCGAGCGCTGAAATTCAAAAGCGGTCTGACTGTTTAGTTTTCGCTGGAGGAGTTGCGGTTTACGCGGCCAGCAGACTGCTGCGTCCCGTGATAATCGCCCTGCCGCGGACTGCCACTGCTGTGGTACCCGCCAGACTGGCGCGGGCCACTGTGGTAGCCGCCGTTACGATTCTGGTGGAAATCCCCGCCCGGGCGGCGGCTGTTATTGGTATTGCTATACGGCCTTCTGCCGCCTGGCCGCCGCGGCTGAAACCGCTCGCCGCCCTCAGGCCCGATGACCACATGGCGTGCCTGATCCTGCCCCTCACTCCAACTGGTAGCACCCTCAATCTCCTGAACAGCTGTATGAATAATGCGGCGCTCATAGGGATTCATCGGTTCCAAAGAATTGTTTCGGCCAGACTTAACCGCTTTGGCGGCAAGTTTTTTACCGAGTGCTTCCAGTGTTTCACGGCGCTTTTCACGGTAATTACCGATATCCAGTGTAATGCGGTAATAGGTATCTTCCGTGTGATTTGCCACCAAACCTGCCAGATACTGCAGAGCATCCAGCGTTTCACCGCGGTGGCCAATGATAAAGCCAACATCTCCGCCGGTAATGGAAAGCATTGCGCTATTTTCCTCTTCCTGAATCTCAATTTGAACGTCTGTGAGGCCAAGATTACAGAGAACACTGTGCAGATAGGAAGCCGCTTTATCTGCTGGGCTTTCTTCCACGAAAACACGAACTTTTGCAGGGCTGCCGCCAAAAAGTCCCAGTGTTTTTCTAACCGGCATTTCCAGTATCTCA containing:
- the mnmE gene encoding tRNA uridine-5-carboxymethylaminomethyl(34) synthesis GTPase MnmE produces the protein MHTIAAISTPQASGGIGIVRISGDNARTVAGKVFSSVSGKKLDEIAGYTSLFGSVHDDEGTFDQCVAANYRAPKSYTGEDVVELSCHGGLYLLRRLLNACIAAGAVLAQPGEFTRRAYLNGKMDLTQAESVMELISAQGKGAARAARAGQEGRLHDKICAAQEQLTAAASHLAAWADFPEENVPEVESGTLGTQLKEVQQKLRELLSGFDTGRVLREGVDTVIAGRPNVGKSTLMNLLAGCEKSIVTSYAGTTRDVVEDTVLLGGIPLRLADTAGLRDTSDPVEQLGVLRSRSRVEAAQLVLAVFDSSEPLREEDQQFIEMLGDTPAIAVINKNDLQSRIDNSYIQSKFKQIVYISALQGSGLKELQNAVQQVLHLQSIDPTSGVLFTQRQQAAAQRALAAVNEALEALENGMTLDAVTVCVEDAISALLELTGENVSETVVNQVFETFCVGK
- the jag gene encoding RNA-binding cell elongation regulator Jag/EloR, producing the protein MRREVIGTGETVEAAREAACRELGVQSEEAEFEILEMPVRKTLGLFGGSPAKVRVFVEESPADKAASYLHSVLCNLGLTDVQIEIQEEENSAMLSITGGDVGFIIGHRGETLDALQYLAGLVANHTEDTYYRITLDIGNYREKRRETLEALGKKLAAKAVKSGRNNSLEPMNPYERRIIHTAVQEIEGATSWSEGQDQARHVVIGPEGGERFQPRRPGGRRPYSNTNNSRRPGGDFHQNRNGGYHSGPRQSGGYHSSGSPRQGDYHGTQQSAGRVNRNSSSEN